The Juglans regia cultivar Chandler chromosome 2, Walnut 2.0, whole genome shotgun sequence genome includes a window with the following:
- the LOC108983821 gene encoding uncharacterized protein LOC108983821 isoform X1 — MEEPSSASKDQVIVDDDDNSEVERADPRFEVKVNHEAKLKEILHMINSIEKKLCSDGVKEFIKLLKGNTGGELLRLYIRASSNCSELLDAWKLQRGKPGLSYILSLVSTILGHPDGMYHPNDAERIAVSRVLDKFAKLVMEEYMIDVYKELNSTEVKHQTAALLLMASIVRRRPGLASEFAKKFDFKLKAFSKLSVYKKNQNEKRMKQSSRKAFVGFAMSFLEVGRPGLLRWVLQQKEMYSGVLRGLGDDDDETIIYVLSTLRDRVLVEESLVPPGLRSVLFGSVTLEQLVSISGRETDGPAAELSYHILVLVCSDPCNGLMPDLKRHPSPLKGNPKRLVELMKKLKATEIGYHRDLLLAIVSGSPSFGSAYMEEFPYNLEDFASPTWFSIVSLAANLVSSVGTGHPFGFLDSRSHNPPLFDDEHVQSILKCLFPRPFSRSVINKGLLHSNFVVKHGTLKLLLEALKLLDSFIGALNHGSYLSDQMMQGWASLKQEIQNEVRTLLPDPQVLLTLLSSLTRHSKTHGSCLKRTAYSENFTERSGNKLKKLKKNFGNKDTDIIVSGIGSTPGIALTGDSERVVGSVAGDETDSGKDLMVVIAEIWDLGRHSMPLITLEDTGIFFQSKLLDALKIYIRTAPTALEGSFDFFIGLLNNPLAMPINLQYSLLSLLTEYIGFSPSRGIPIRTPPQMYKHLQSFINLFIFSPIADIKDLSHGLAQAAMFSTGAFDKNLDEIGAWFLFLPSYDRGKSSFKVPEVELLQSLSPVVISFLCDAISTTGNNLFKHWDIVKHYTYHLKGVKEVSPTFSPLAVCALQKCLRLLTSESGSFTLPEKSIISLYVCNTLKYLLQTQVDAGLFSALVESVLSERLGDHCCAVDDSRDFFSEWRPLENLLLFSQSISHQQTSCIFSTDKKAPPVDGSFASTLDEIKRLVRSGDVGNIAGITKAFSSSIICTSPDVILINFPSVMTISCNLRGVPTSILLSEFFLEQSFLTSVSKLWPDMFFTGLEVALSTVHCKDSEDDTCGNPCRSVDSQMVGYDGEFGESESAAAFGLFLKQVPFDVLFPAIMNIEGPYSLEPLKMQDLLLAKLSDSTADCHHISYLRLVLFWIHQIKLSYKSKPLIELQQLADICFNLVENLLAQLLILKTDSDSSRNSGFPFSRQDIQEVAESIFCHPAVVASLSCPIDCKEDLGNINVAETLDVLICLSRRTVHKLDHCILSILTTTSEYLFTLCSDQNFVSKAGKSANKQLVGAFNALVERLFLEARDKFDLCIRTKDMIPFLPTFYCLHALTRFISPFELLEFVQWMFNSIDMYDLTVWKSSKTSPLAVGFCIAAGAFKNLSSYLEHPITKRVSLNALWGIEEENINIDLIEEIYIKVVNFALHSESNFADTCLLEAVNAGSRQKHNDQQSIHPLSLIVSRAIMITPVEMLSHCIYRTSKTKAKLLFLLIETSSLHLSLFGHLFLDIVNKVLHEGNMMEESCGLALSDEDFIILLPAAMSYLNAIFMKFGKQCQRHVENMDSLYSRILWNGFLHWKSFVSGNVFDEEYGEFLPSSTQELLSLVDGSLLGKSIHMLQYHFAHGGVSMKMKRRLKLFDKLFPHSTAQDELLDWVIGEMDSRSLNQSLNHMNRVIAKLSLCRILLFTKNNQMLSLQKEAGGDLKEGSLEMGSNSDASRMRFINILVSIWQWIVKKLPILSDSCAKEKSTDSLCRYLEVFILESIFELTKEMHDDLVQLQSVPFLEQLMRSALLYRFEDPTTLKALRHILTSLCDGEFSRVPYLQLLVAHSQFAPTLHSVSKSSGSSPVGAFLRPMSSILRSLVISSTKHNAVSGKRDVFSRQLEVIKLLRGLFPDKAQFGFDSGKDFGINFRELHLLLLSSYGATLSEVDLMIYSLMHDIESANGSDFVNATETDHLWGSSALKVKKERDVERDMCSDIMTDTEGVGERRKSQFRENLSIDPKICASTVLYFPYDAIAVDEPLSLNKAHPPVVGKIERYDPFFILHFSIHSLSLGYIEPMEFAGLGLLAVAFVSISSSDDRIRKLGYETLGILKCALEKFQKRKDVMQLRLLLTYVQNGVEEPWQKIPSVIALFAAESSFILLDPSHDHYTDISKLLMQSSRVNMKGIPLFQKFFWSSSVNFKAERLWILRLLYAGLNMDDDAQIYIRNSIIETLFSFYVCPLSDNNSKALILQIVKKSVKLHKMARYLVQHCGLFSWLSSVLSFSSDELFEDKESFFLMQLHVVLEVVIDAISSRNITEWLHKDALEQLIELSLHLYKFVIGGSTFIEENVALLEPFLQIIISTLKISLKRKIYQPHFTISVEGLYQIYEAVNVNNYACSCPCAVAGLRAILMGAPAVAIFHMGREKLSSFLMWAISTASKADSQMLQLKESHPCFTISSEEEIYKESLRSKLLRWLTAAVILGKLSLKSNDLDPELSNRLKLGTLQSLWDLIGNARNESIQNRFGCETLLAAVIFYLQQHLGINCRVLPSVISALCLLFYASSFAEPRSDIFLGNKTLAASLCLKIRYPAEANPSWRWSYYQPWKDLSLELTDLQKMDELHACQTLLVIFANALRKKPSDLQVLSSQDMETSGVYEWERSIIKET, encoded by the exons ATGGAGGAACCGAGCTCAGCTTCGAAAGATCAAG TCATtgtagatgatgatgataatagtGAGGTTGAACGAGCAGATCCCAGGTTTGAAGTCAAAGTGAACCACGAAGCTAAACTTAAAGAAATATTGCATATGATTAATTCGATTGAAAAAAAACTATGCTCAGATGGTGTAAAGGAGTTCATTAAGTTACTAAAAGGTAACACTGGAGGTGAATTGCTCCGTCTATATATAAGGGCTTCTTCTAACTGCTCAGAGCTTCTAGATGCTTGGAAACTTCAACGGGGGAAGCCCGGATTGTCATATATATTGTCACTGGTATCTACTATTCTGGGTCATCCTGATGGGATGTACCATCCAAATGATGCGGAAAGAATAGCTGTTAGTAGGGTTCTTGACAAGTTTGCAAAACTTGTCATGGAAGAATACATGATAGATGTTTATAAGGAACTGAATAGTACAGAAGTGAAGCACCAAACTGCTGCACTGTTGCTAATGGCTTCAATTGTCCGGCGTAGGCCAGGATTGGCCTCTGAGTTTGCAAAGAAATTCGACTTCAAACTCAAGGCATTTTCCAAGCTTTCTGTATATAAAAAGAACCAAAATGAGAAGAGAATGAAGCAGTCATCGAGGAAGGCTTTTGTTGGCTTTGCAATGTCATTTTTGGAGGTGGGGAGACCAGGATTGTTGAGATGGGTGCTGCAGCAGAAGGAAATGTATTCTGGTGTCCTTCGTGGTCTTGGGGATGATGACGACGAGactattatttatgttttgtccACATTGCGTGATAGGGTTCTTGTGGAAGAGTCCTTGGTGCCCCCTGGTCTTAGAAGTGTTCTCTTTGGGAGTGTTACCTTGGAACAATTGGTCAGCATTTCTGGGAGAGAAACGGATGGACCTGCTGCAGAGTTGTCGTACCATATTCTTGTCCTTGTTTGTTCTGATCCTTGTAATGGTTTAATGCCAGATTTGAAGAGACACCCAAGCCCATTGAAAGGTAATCCGAAACGACTTGTTGAACTCATGAAAAAGCTAAAAGCAACTGAGATTGGCTATCACAGAGACTTGCTTTTGGCTATTGTTAGTGGGAGTCCCTCTTTTGGTTCAGCATACATGGAAGAGTTTCCTTACAACCTTGAAGATTTTGCATCACCAACCTG GTTCTCTATTGTTTCTCTGGCTGCAAACTTGGTTTCCTCAGTGGGCACTGGCCATCCTTTTGGTTTCCTCGATTCTAGGTCTCATAATCCCCCCTTGTTTGATGATGAGCATGTGCAGAGTATCTTGAAATGCTTGTTTCCTCGTCCATTCAGCCGGTCAGTAATTAATAAGGGGTTGCTTCACTCAAACTTTGTTGTGAAGCATGGAACTCTAAAGCTTCTTTTGGAGGCACTGAAGTTGCTGGACTCCTTCATTGGTGCATTGAACCATGGTTCTTATTTAAGTGATCAAATGATGCAAGGTTGGGCATCTCTCAAGCAAGAAATTCAGAATGAAGTCCGAACCTTGCTCCCTGATCCACAAGTTTTACTGACTCTACTTTCATCTCTGACTCGCCACTCCAAAACTCATGGGTCTTGTCTGAAGAGAACGGCATATTCAGAAAATTTTACTGAACGTAGCGGCAATAAACtaaaaaagctgaaaaaaaacTTTGGGAACAAGGACACAGATATCATTGTAAGTGGAATAGGTTCTACTCCGGGCATTGCTTTGACTGGAGACAGTGAAAGAGTTGTTGGTTCAGTTGCAGGAGATGAGACTGACAGTGGTAAGGATCTTATGGTTGTTATTGCTGAAATTTGGGATTTAGGCCGCCACTCCATGCCTCTGATTACATTGGAGGATACAGGGATTTTCTTTCAATCTAAGCTGCTTGATGctcttaaaatttatatt CGGACAGCACCTACTGCATTGGAAggttcatttgatttttttataggtcTCCTCAATAATCCTTTAGCAATGCCAATTAATCTGCAGTACTCCCTCTTGTCTCTGCTAACAGAATACATTGGATTCTCTCCAAGCAGGGGTATTCCCATTAGAACCCCTCCACAGATGTACAAGCATCTTCAATCATTTATTAACTTGTTCATTTTTTCGCCTATCGCTGATATAAAGGATCTATCACATGGTTTGGCACAAGCAGCTATGTTTAGTACTGGTGCGTTTGACAAAAACCTAGATGAAATTGGAGCATGGTTCTTATTTTTACCTAGTTATGACAGAGGAAAATCATCTTTTAAGGTCCCAGAGGTTGAACTATTGCAGAGTTTGTCTCCTGTTGTTATCTCATTTTTATGTGATGCCATTTCTACCACCGGGAATAATTTGTTCAAGCATTGGGATATTGTTAAGCATTATACATACCATTTGAAAGGTGTTAAAG AAGTATCACCTACTTTCAGTCCTCTTGCTGTATGTGCCTTGCAGAAGTGTCTAAGGTTGCTAACTTCTGAATCGGGAAGCTTTACATTGCCTGAGAAGTCAATCATATCCTTATATGTATGCAATACATTAAAATATCTCTTACAAACTCAG GTAGATGCAGGATTGTTTTCTGCGTTGGTTGAATCAGTCTTGTCTGAGAGACTTGGTGACCACTGTTGTGCAGTTGATGATTCTCGGGATTTCTTCTCTGAGTGGAGACCATTGGAGAACTTACTTCTCTTTTCACAGAGCATTTCACATCAACAAACTTCTTGCATTTTTTCCACTGATAAAAAGGCTCCACCCGTTGATGGTTCTTTTGCGAGCACACTTGATGAAATTAAAAGACTTGTAAGGAGTGGGGATGTTGGTAATATAGCTGGCATAACCAAAGCATTTTCTTCCTCAATTATTTGTACCTCACCTGATGTGATATTGATAAATTTTCCATCAGTTATGACCATTTCATGTAACCTTCGTGGAGTTCCTACGTCAATTTTATTATCAGAATTCTTTCTTGAACAAAGCTTCCTTACCAGTGTTTCTAAGTTATGGCCTGACATGTTCTTTACTGGTCTGGAAGTGGCATTATCTACTGTTCATTGTAAGGACAGTGAGGATGATACCTGTGGAAATCCATGTCGTTCTGTGGACTCTCAGATGGTGGGTTATGATGGAGAATTTGGTGAAAGTGAATCTGCTGCTGCATTTGGTTTGTTTTTGAAGCAAGTACCTTTCGATGTGCTATTTCCTGCTATAATGAACATTGAAGGTCCTTACTCATTGGAGCCCTTGAAAATGCAAGACCTGCTTCTGGCCAAGTTGTCTGACTCTACAGCTGATTGCCACCATATTTCTTATCTTCGGCTTGTGCTCTTTTGGATCCATCAGATAAAATTATCTTACAAGAGTAAACCATTAATTGAACTCCAACAACTTGCGGACATTTGCTTTAATCTCGTTGAGAACTTGTTAGCTCAACTATTGATTTTAAAAACTGATTCTGATTCTTCCAGAAATTCTGGGTTTCCTTTCTCAAGACAAGATATTCAAGAAGTGGCTGAATCTATCTTTTGTCATCCTGCTGTGGTAGCATCATTATCCTGTCCGATTGATTGTAAAGAAGACTTGGGGAATATAAACGTAGCTGAAACTTTGGATGTGCTGATTTGTTTATCCAGGCGGACAGTCCATAAATTGGATCATTGTATCTTGAGTATTTTGACGACAACTTCCGAGTATTTGTTTACTCTATGCAGTGACCAAAATTTTGTATCAAAAGCTGGAAAAAGTGCCAATAAGCAGCTTGTGGGGGCTTTTAATGCCTTGGTGGAAAGGCTATTTCTGGAAGCCAGGGACAAGTTTGATCTGTGCATTCGTACTAAAGATATGATACCTTTTCTTCCAACATTTTATTGTCTACATGCTCTGACACGTTTTATATCCCCATTTGAACTTCTTGAATTCGTGCAGTGGATGTTTAATAGCATTGACATGTATGACTTGACAGTTTGGAAATCTTCCAAAACTTCTCCTCTCGCTGTTGGATTTTGTATTGCTGCCGGTGCCTTCAAAAACCTGTCTTCTTATTTGGAGCATCCAATTACAAAGAGGGTATCACTCAATGCGTTATGGGGAATAGAAGAAGAGAATATCAATATCGACCTCATTGAGGAGATCTATATTAAGGTGGTTAATTTTGCCTTGCATTCTGAATCCAATTTTGCAGATACATGTTTGCTTGAAGCTGTTAATGCTGGTAGCAGACAGAAACACAATGACCAACAGAGTATCCATCCATTAAGTTTGATAGTCTCAAGGGCTATAATGATAACTCCTGTGGAAATGCTTTCTCATTGCATTTACAGGACCAGCAAGACAAAAGCTAAATTACTGTTTCTTCTTATTGAGACTAGTTCCTTACATTTGTCACTTTTTGGTCACTTATTTCTGGATATCGTGAACAAAGTTTTGCATGAGGGCAACATGATGGAAGAAAGCTGTGGCCTTGCCCTTTCTGATGAGGACTTTATCATTCTTCTGCCTGCTGCTATGTCATACTTGAACgcaatttttatgaaatttggaAAGCAGTGCCAGAGGCATGTTGAAAACATGGATTCTTTGTattcaagaattctttggaatgGTTTCCTTCACTGGAAGAGCTTTGTCTCTGGAAATGTATTTGATGAAGAATATGGTGAGTTCTTGCCGTCATCTACCCAAGAACTTCTCAGTCTTGTGGATGGCAGTCTTCTTGGCAAATCTATTCATATGTTGCAGTATCACTTTGCCCATGGTGGAGTttcaatgaaaatgaaaaggcGATTGAAACTATTTGATAAACTTTTCCCACATTCTACTGCACAAGATGAGCTGTTAGACTGGGTTATTGGTGAGATGGATTCTCGTTCACTTAACCAGTCATTAAACCATATGAACAGAGTTATTGCAAAGTTATCTCTTTGCAGgattttgttatttacaaaaaataatcagaTGCTGTCTCTGCAAAAGGAAGCAGGTGGGGACTTGAAGGAAGGTTCTTTGGAAATGGGATCAAATTCAGATGCATCAAGAATGcggtttataaatattttggtgaGTATTTGGCAATGGATTGTTAAGAAATTGCCTATACTCTCTGATAGTTGTGCAAAGGAAAAGAGCACAGACAGTCTGTGCAGATATTTGGAAGTCTTCATTTTGGAAAGTATTTTTGAATTAACCAAAGAGATGCATGATGATCTTGTCCAATTGCAATCTGTTCCCTTCCTAGAGCAATTGATGAGATCAGCACTTCTATATAGGTTTGAGGATCCCACAACTCTGAAAGCACTGCGACATATCCTAACTTCGCTGTGTGATGGAGAGTTTTCACGTGTCCCTTATCTGCAGCTGCTGGTTGCCCACTCTCAGTTTGCTCCTACTCTTCATTCAGTCTCCAAATCATCTGGTTCTTCTCCTGTTGGTGCATTTTTAAGGCCTATGTCCAGTATTCTGAGATCACTTGTTATCTCTTCTACTAAACACAATGCAGTTAGTGGCAAGCGTGATGTGTTTTCAAGACAGTTGGAAGTTATTAAATTGCTCCGCGGACTCTTTCCGGACAAGGCTCAATTTGGTTTTGATTCTGGAAAAGATTTTGGTATAAATTTTAGAGAGTTGCATTTACTGCTTTTGTCTTCTTATGGTGCAACACTCAGCGAAGTCGACTTGATGATATATAGTCTGATGCATGATATTGAGTCTGCAAATGGATCAGACTTTGTGAATGCTACTGAAACAGATCACCTATGGGGAAGTTCTGctttaaaagtgaaaaaagaaCGGGATGTGGAGCGGGATATGTGTTCAGATATCATGACTGATACTGAAGGAGTTGGGGAACGTCGGAAAAGTCAATTTAGAGAAAATCTTTCAATTGACCCCAAAATATGTGCGTCGACAGTGCTATATTTTCCCTATGATGCTATTGCAGTTGATGAACCATTATCCTTGAACAAG GCACATCCTCCTGTTGTTGGAAAAATTGAACGTTACGATCCTTTTTTCATCTTGCACTTTTCGATTCATAGTCTGTCATTGGGCTATATTGAACCGATGGAGTTTGCTGGTTTAGGCTTGCTTGCAGTTGCATTTGTTAGCATATCTTCATCAGATGACAGGATAAGAAAATTGGGTTATGAGACTCTCGGGATCCTTAAGTGTGCATTGGAG AAATTTCAAAAGAGGAAGGATGTAATGCAACTTCGGCTTCTGTTGACTTATGTGCAAAATGGTGTTGAAGAACCATGGCAGAAAATCCCTTCTGTTATTGCTCTTTTTGCTGCAGAATCATCTTTTATATTGTTGGACCCTTCGCATGATCACTATACAGATATAAGTAAGCTTTTGATGCAGTCTTCTAGGGTAAATATGAAG GGTATACCATTGTTTCAGAAATTTTTCTGGAGTAGCTCTGTTAATTTCAAAGCAGAAAGGTTGTGGATACTGCGCTTACTGTATGCAGGCCTGAACATGGATGATGATGCACAAATATATATCAGAAACTCGATTATTGAGACGTTGTTTAGTTTTTATGTCTGTCCTCTTTCAGATAACAATTCAAAGGCACTGATTCTTCAG ATAGTGAAGAAGTCTGTCAAATTGCATAAGATGGCTCGTTATCTAGTTCAACACTGTGGTTTGTTTTCATGGTTATCATCTGTTCTCTCATTCTCCAGTGATGAGCTctttgaagacaaagaaagTTTTTTCTTAATGCAATTGCATGTCGTATTGGAG GTGGTCATTGATGCTATTTCATCCAGAAACATTACTGAGTGGTTGCACAAAGATGCCCTTGAGCAGCTCATAGAACTTTCTTTGCATCTGTACAAATTCGTAATTGGTGGGTCAACATTCATAGAGGAAAATGTGGCATTGCTTGAGCCATTTCTGCAAATAATTATATCAACTCTGAAGATATCGCTGAAGAGGAAAATATACCAGCCACATTTTACCATATCAGTTGAGGGtttatatcaaatatatgaggctgttaatgtaaataattatgcTTGCTCTTGCCCTTGTGCAGTGGCTGGGCTAAGAGCTATACTTATGGGTGCACCTGCAGTTGCTATTTTCCACATG GGTCGGGAAAAGCTTTCAAGTTTTCTTATGTGGGCAATTTCTACTGCTTCAAAAGCAGACTCACAAATGCTTCAGCTTAAAGAATCTCATCCCTGTTTCACCATTTCTTCAGAGGAAGAGATCTATAAGGAATCTTTGAGATCAAAACTTTTACGTTGGCTAACTGCTGCTGTAATTCTAGGGAAGCTTTCTTTGAAATCTAATGATTTGGACCCTGAATTATCAAATCGGTTAAAATTGGGAACACTGCAATCTTTATGGGATCTTATTGGAAATGCACGTAATGAAAGCATCCAAAATAGATTTGGCTGTGAGACTTTATTAGCTGCTGTGATTTTCTACCTCCAACAGCATCTTGGCATTAATTGCAGAGTTCTCCCATCAGTTATATCCGcactttgtcttcttttttatgCCTCCAGTTTTGCAG AACCCAGATCTGATATCTTCCTTGGTAACAAAACTCTTGCGGCATCACTGTGTTTGAAGATACGTTATCCCGCTGAAGCAAATCCTTCCTGGAGATG GTCATATTACCAGCCATGGAAGGATCTTTCATTGGAGCTCACTGACTTGCAGAAGATGGATGAACTCCATGCTTGTCAAACGCTTTTGGTCATTTTTGCAAACGCGTTGAGAAAGAAACCATCAGATTTGCAGGTTTTATCATCTCAAGACATGGAGACATCTGGTGTGTATGAGTGGGAAAGAAGTATCATAAAAGAGAcgtaa